The sequence GATGGTTTGAGCTTCTTCGCAATTAGTCAACAATTGCCTGATGGCCTCCAAATCTTCTACTAATCTGGATTGCATATATTCTATCTGCTCACGCACTCTTTCTGGGGCAGGGCTTCCGAGATGATCCCGCTGTGTTAATACCGCCAGTGGGCTTTGTAATGCAGCAAAATCTTCATCAGAGAAAGTAATCCTCAAGTTCTCATCATCCAGAGCAGTCTGAAGTGCTTCTTTTGTGATGGATTCACTTGGTGAAGAAAGTCGGACAGCCTTGGCTAACAGATGGTAGCACTTTCGGAATGGGATTCCATGATTCCTCGAGAGAGAGTCAGCTAGATCGACTGCGTTCATGAATCCCTCGTTGCAGCGGTTCCGCATTACCTCTTTACGAACTTCCAAATCAGATATCACTCCAGAGAGAATGTTGGGTGCCGGCTCACATTCTCGGATCACGTCCATCACGAGATACTTACAAACCTGGCTATCTCGATTGTAACCGCTGACCATCCCTTTGGGGACTCCTAACAACGATTGAAGGAGTCCGTGAGCAAGCGCTGTCTTCCCCTTGATTACCTCTGCAAAATCAGGATTTTTTTTCTGTGGCATGATGGAAGAGCCTGTTACGAATGCGTCGGGCAAACCTAACATTCCTACATAAGGATGACTCAGGAAGATCAGGTCTTGGGCAAGGAGACTGAGATGATTCATCAGCGCCGAGTAACCTTGGGCAACCTGACTCTCCAATTCACCACGAGCACTGATACAATCGAGTGTGTTGAGTTCTGGCTCAGAGAAGGCCATCAATTCAGTGGTACGTTTCCGATTTGGACACCAGGAGGTCCCAAAGGAAGCAGCCGCCCCCAATGGATTTCGATTGATTGGTACGAGTAGAAATTTGACTCGTTCCAGATCTCGCAACAGCGCTTGTGCATGGGAACAGAGCCAGTGCCCCCATGAAGTCAGCATACCAGGTTGGTAATGTGTTAGCCCCGGCATAACTGTTTCGATATGCTCTGCAGCCTGACTCAAAAGTTTTTGGATCAACTTTTCTAGGTTTTTAGCCTGCCTCAGGAGTGCACCGCGGAGAAAAAGTCTCGTGTCACATGCTGCCTGATCATTACGACTTCTTCCGACATGCATCCACCCGCCAATCTCTGCTCCTTGCTGTTTGGTTACGAATGTTTCCACGTTCATATGTACATCCTCTAGTTTCTGATCTAACTCAAAATCTCCCTTGAGAAAATTCTCCTCCAGTTGACTAAGCCCTCTGAGAATCTTTGTTAGAACGTCTTTGGGCAATACTCCTTCTTCATACCACATGATCGCATGGGCACGATTGGTCCATAGATCGTAAGGTAGCAAAGCCATGTCTGCCATTGGCAGCGGCTGAACATCACGTCCAGCACAAAACAGCACATTTTCTTCAGCTGGGCTGCTCTGTAGGTGGCTACCCCACACCTGGTTCTGGTCAGTTTTCATGAAGATTCCGAATGAGAGAGCTTTTCAAGGGGAATGTAGAGAGTCTTAAAATTAGAGGAAAGTGCCGTTCTGGGATTCAATGCTCAAGTTGAATGGATGTCTAAAACAACTGAGGAGAGGTCAACTGGTTTTGTTGAATCTTAAATTTACTGTGAATTCAGATGTTAGTATCAGGAACCTCTTTATCACATTGAGTACAGGTCCCACTTAGCACAACATGTAGTTCTTCACCACGTTCTGTTAGGGCCGCAAGAGGTGATTCTACGCAAAGCATTCGACGACATAAGTTACAGTACAGATGGGCGTGAAGGCCCTGTAACCGTTCTGCTAGGCAGTAGTAGCTGTTCCGATCTGTGGAGGGAACCTGAGTCAGTAGTCGTGTTCTGACAAGTGCTTCCAGCACACGATAAATGGTCACCTGGTCCACGTGTTCCTGATCCTCGAGTGTTTCCCGCACCTCATGAGGTGTCATTGGGTGTTCTTCTTTCAAGAAGAGTTCAAGGATGGCCACTCTTTGGCGAGTTAGGCTGAGATTGACTTCTTTGAGTAGTTTTTCAGCGGGAGTCAATTCCATTTGCAATTGGTTAGGTGGATGTTCAGTAACTTTAAATTTTATAGAATCAAAGGTTATCACGGTCTAAAGAGGGTGAAAAGATCTCTGAAGATAAATAAGTTGGGTGTATTTGATCTGTTGATTATAAAAAAAACTCATAAAAAACTGTATATTCAAAAAATATATATTTAGTAAATAATAGAAAAAGTTGGCAGTGTCTTAATGAAAAAATTAGCTGAAGTGAGAAAAATTCTTTGAATCATGTCATGTAATTAATTCAGGGGTTCTACAAGCCGAAAAAATTTATAAATGTAGGCTTTTGGCTTGTGGTCTAACAAGGAATTCACTAATTTTAAAACCTAATCTGCAATTATTAAATCAAAGGAGTTCGGAATGAATGGTGCCCAAGTTGTTGTAGAGGCTCTAAAGCGAGAAGGTGTCAAATACATATTTGGCTATCCAGGTGGTGCATGTATGCCAATTTTTGACGCTCTGCTGGATGCTCCTGAGCTGGAACTGGTCTTGGTACGCCACGAACAAGGTGGGACCCACATGGCTGATGGATATGCGCGCGCTACCGGGAAGCCAGGGGTCGTGCTCGTCACCTCAGGCCCTGGGGCGACCAACACCGTGACCGGATTATTGACGTCACAGATGGACTCCATTCCGCTTATCGTGTTGACCGGTCAGACGATTACACCCAACTTGGGCAAGGATGCTTTTCAGGAAGCTGACATCTTTGGTGTGACAATGCCCGTTGTGAAGCACAGTTATCTTGTGAAGGATGTTAATGACCTTCCAAAAGTCATGAAGGAGGCTTTCCACCTGGCAACTACTGGTCGACCCGGTCCCGTACTGATTGATTTACCAAAAGATGTTGTCTCAGCAGAATGCACGTCGAATTTCCCAGAAAATACTGATCTGCCTGGATACGAAGTCCCGATGAAAGGCAACGCAGACGATATCGTTCGGGCTGCAGATATTATCATGGAATCCAGGTGCCCACTTCTGTACGTGGGGGCTGGCGCTGTTGGGGCTGGTGCAGCTAAAGAAGTTCTGGAATTGGCGGAAAAGCTTCAAGCACCTGTAACGACAACTTTATTGGGCAAAGGGGCCTTCCCCGAAACCCATGAATTGTCTGTTGGTATGCTTGGTATGCATGGAACCGCTTACGCAAACAAGGCGGTTGTTGGCTGTGACATGATCATGGCCATCGGAGCCCGCTGGGATGATCGTATTACTGGGAAAGTCAGTGAATTCTGCCCAACTGCGAGCAAAATTCATATTGATATTGATCCTGCTGAATTCGGTAAAATTATTCAGCCCGATGTGTCCATCAACGGCGATGCACGCTTGGTATTGCAGGAGTTGATTCCACATGTTCACAAATTAGATTCAGGCCCATGGCTGAAATCGGTTGCTTCATGGAAAAAGAAGTACCCGCTTAAGTACCCAAAGCGTGGGGGATTACGAGCACAGCATGTACTGGATGAGTTGGATCGGCTCTCTGAATCCAGAGGCATCATCAGCACTGATGTTGGTCAGCACCAGATGTGGGCGGCCCAGTTCTGCAAAAGCTCACGTGAACGTCAATGGCTCTCCAGCGGAGGAGCTGGGACAATGGGCTACGGATTCCCAGCTGCGATCGGCGCCCAATTGGGGTGTCCCAACGATTTGGTAGTAGCTGTTGTTGGAGATGGTGGCTTCCAAATGACGTTGGCGGAACTCTCTACAGCAGCGCTCCAGAGAGTACCGATCAAAATTTTGATCATTGACAATCGCTATCTGGGAATGATTCGCCAGTGGCAAGAGCTTTTCTTTGACCAACGGCTGAGTGGGTGTGAGCTGGAGGGAAATCCTGATTTTGTTAAACTCGGTGAAGCCTATTGTGTGAAAGGATTTAGGATTCGTCGTGCTGGGGATGTCACCAAGGTATTGAAAAAAGCACTCGCCTACAATGATGGGCCCTGCATTATCCACGCTGAGGTTGTAAAAGAAGACAATGTCTTCCCGATGATCCCAGCAGGAGCAGCCGTGAAAGACATGCTCATTGAGAAGCCGAAGGACCGCAAACTTGAGAAGCCTGTAGGAAGTACCTGAGAGGCATTCAGAATTCGCGTTACTAGTACTGATGACATATTAGAGATCAAAAATTTTAGATTAAACGCAGCCTCTCCCTGAAGAAGATCCATGGAAGAATTTACGATTAGTATTTACGTCAATAACAAACCGGGTGTTTTGATGCGCCTCTCACAAACTTTTGCGAGAAGAGGCTATAACATCGACTCTTTGGTGGTTTCACCAGCAGTAGATCATCAGTTTTCTCGAATTACAGTGGTTGTTCAGGGTGATCCTGAAACCCTGGATCAGATTCTACGGCAATTAAATAAGCTGGTTGATGTTGTTCACGCTAGTCATCACGATCCCATTCAATCTGTTGAACGCGAATTCGCCATCTTCAAATTGTTGGTTGGTCCGGAGAAGCGATCGGAGGTCTTACAGATTGTTGATGTATTTAGAGCCAAGATTGTGGATATCACGGACCAATCTTTAATTGTGGAGTCCACGGGATCTTCCTCGAAAATCGATGCTATGGAAAAACTCTTCAACACCATTGGGCTCAAGGAAATGGTCCGCTCTGGAAAACTGGTGATGGCGCGCGGTACTCACAAAACATAGGATGATACGCCCACTTCCACTTCAGCC comes from SAR324 cluster bacterium and encodes:
- the argH gene encoding argininosuccinate lyase — protein: MKTDQNQVWGSHLQSSPAEENVLFCAGRDVQPLPMADMALLPYDLWTNRAHAIMWYEEGVLPKDVLTKILRGLSQLEENFLKGDFELDQKLEDVHMNVETFVTKQQGAEIGGWMHVGRSRNDQAACDTRLFLRGALLRQAKNLEKLIQKLLSQAAEHIETVMPGLTHYQPGMLTSWGHWLCSHAQALLRDLERVKFLLVPINRNPLGAAASFGTSWCPNRKRTTELMAFSEPELNTLDCISARGELESQVAQGYSALMNHLSLLAQDLIFLSHPYVGMLGLPDAFVTGSSIMPQKKNPDFAEVIKGKTALAHGLLQSLLGVPKGMVSGYNRDSQVCKYLVMDVIRECEPAPNILSGVISDLEVRKEVMRNRCNEGFMNAVDLADSLSRNHGIPFRKCYHLLAKAVRLSSPSESITKEALQTALDDENLRITFSDEDFAALQSPLAVLTQRDHLGSPAPERVREQIEYMQSRLVEDLEAIRQLLTNCEEAQTI
- the ilvB gene encoding biosynthetic-type acetolactate synthase large subunit, whose product is MNGAQVVVEALKREGVKYIFGYPGGACMPIFDALLDAPELELVLVRHEQGGTHMADGYARATGKPGVVLVTSGPGATNTVTGLLTSQMDSIPLIVLTGQTITPNLGKDAFQEADIFGVTMPVVKHSYLVKDVNDLPKVMKEAFHLATTGRPGPVLIDLPKDVVSAECTSNFPENTDLPGYEVPMKGNADDIVRAADIIMESRCPLLYVGAGAVGAGAAKEVLELAEKLQAPVTTTLLGKGAFPETHELSVGMLGMHGTAYANKAVVGCDMIMAIGARWDDRITGKVSEFCPTASKIHIDIDPAEFGKIIQPDVSINGDARLVLQELIPHVHKLDSGPWLKSVASWKKKYPLKYPKRGGLRAQHVLDELDRLSESRGIISTDVGQHQMWAAQFCKSSRERQWLSSGGAGTMGYGFPAAIGAQLGCPNDLVVAVVGDGGFQMTLAELSTAALQRVPIKILIIDNRYLGMIRQWQELFFDQRLSGCELEGNPDFVKLGEAYCVKGFRIRRAGDVTKVLKKALAYNDGPCIIHAEVVKEDNVFPMIPAGAAVKDMLIEKPKDRKLEKPVGST
- the ilvN gene encoding acetolactate synthase small subunit, whose translation is MEEFTISIYVNNKPGVLMRLSQTFARRGYNIDSLVVSPAVDHQFSRITVVVQGDPETLDQILRQLNKLVDVVHASHHDPIQSVEREFAIFKLLVGPEKRSEVLQIVDVFRAKIVDITDQSLIVESTGSSSKIDAMEKLFNTIGLKEMVRSGKLVMARGTHKT
- a CDS encoding transcriptional repressor — translated: MELTPAEKLLKEVNLSLTRQRVAILELFLKEEHPMTPHEVRETLEDQEHVDQVTIYRVLEALVRTRLLTQVPSTDRNSYYCLAERLQGLHAHLYCNLCRRMLCVESPLAALTERGEELHVVLSGTCTQCDKEVPDTNI